One window from the genome of Epinephelus fuscoguttatus linkage group LG3, E.fuscoguttatus.final_Chr_v1 encodes:
- the ogal gene encoding protein O-GlcNAcase: MSKPGSTGGRPHTGNKRFISGVVEGFYGRPWTMEQRTELFKREQKWGLNTYLYAPKDDYKHRMYWRDLYTAEEAEQLIALISAAKQHNVEFIYAISPGLDITFSNPKEAAALKRKLDQVKQFGCRSFSLLFDDIETEMCPADKQAFSSFAHAQVAITNAVYQHLGDPEYFLFCPTDYCAAFCTPTVSQSSYLHTVGEKLLPGIDILWTGPKVVSHKISVESIEEVSSVLKRPPVIWDNIHANDYDPQRLFLGPYKDRSTELIPKLRGVLTNPNCEFYPNFVAIHTLATWCKATPDGGQRDVEMAGDEEQDPFYSPQKALTLALTDWLQEFLSTDQPGGRPSTRLKKESSDEEPMQTDMGESSYIPGPGENPLYTAEPLTLDDLKLLSDLFYLPYEHGATARTMLQELDWLKTHSWDAAAETDKFSQSVEWRSRAQRFDDMCEAVVQMFNRLSNAPNRSILYDLYNYICDIKSGVGLARAYIKTLGGQGRPSAQPMNDDPEPWGFRGGLSGEFQRMLPCHGNRDLYRHPPMTAVYCIRSYCPEDKMAVERIFTEMKSAGDGRVPLMMQPPLICDSLSTGEISPSPQCGLVLEDEIGVCGYALALTDAKPAAAKIQRAVSDSVLKDFPSLVTIQVLPRVTDPSPAKRMIGQLLSSIRSSGSRGAFCELRQSDRRMLDFYTKLGSFKPIQIAGLPEGILTMGTSL, translated from the exons GGAGCAGAAATGGGGTCTGAACACGTACCTGTACGCCCCCAAGGATGACTACAAACACAGGATGTACTGGAGGGACCTGTACACTGCTGAGGAGGCAG AACAACTCATCGCCCTGATATCAGCAGCTAAACAGCACAACGTAGAGTTCATCTACGCGATCTCTCCCGGCCTGGACATTACTTTCTCCAACCCCAAAGAGGCTGCCGCCCTGAAGAGGAAACTGGATCAG GTGAAGCAGTTTGGCTGCAGGTCCTTCTCTTTACTGTTTGATGACATTGAGACTGAGATGTGTCCAGCTGATAAGCAGGCCTTCAGCTCCTTCGCCCACGCTCAGGTGGCCATCACTAACGCGGTGTACCAGCACCTGGGAGACCCTGAGTACTTCCTCTTCTGTCCTACAG ATTACTGTGCTGCATTCTGCACTCCCACTGTGTCCCAGTCCTCTTACCTGCACACTGTGGGAGAGAAGCTGCTGCCTGGGATAGACATACTGTGGACTG GCCCCAAAGTGGTATCCCACAAAATCTCTGTTGAGTCCATAGAAGAGGTGTCCTCCGTCCTGAAGAGGCCACCAGTCATATGGGACAATATCCATGCAAATGACTATGACCCACAAAGGCTCTTCCTCGGACCATACAAG GATCGTTCCACTGAGCTGATTCCCAAACTGAGAGGAGTGCTCACCAATCCCAACTGTGAGTTCTACCCAAACTTTGTGGCCATCCACACCTTGGCTACATGGTGCAAAGCAACCCCTgatggaggacagagggatgtagAGATGG CTGGTGATGAGGAGCAGGACCCCTTCTACAGCCCCCAGAAAGCCCTGACCCTGGCCCTCACTGACTGGCTGCAGGAGTTTCTGAGCACTGATCAACCTGGAG GTCGTCCTTCAACTCGTCTCAAGAAGGAGTCGTCAGATGAGGAGCCCATGCAGACAGACATGGGAGAGAGCTCCTACATTCCTGGACCTGGGGAGAACCCGCTGTACACAGCAGAGCCTCTGACCCTGGATGACCTGAAGCTGCTGTCGGACCTCTTCTACCTGCCGTACGAACACGGGGCAACAGCCAGGACCATGCTGCAGGAGCTGGACTGGCTCAAGACCCACAGTTGGGATGCCGCTGCAGAAACAGACAAG TTTTCCCAGAGTGTTGAGTGGCGTTCGAGAGCACAGCGTTTTGATGACATGTGCGAAGCAGTGGTGCAGATGTTCAATCGTCTGTCCAATGCCCCCAACCGCAGCATTCTGTACGACCTCTACAACTACATCTGTGACATCAAGAGTGGGGTTGGCTTGGCTCGAGCCTACATTAAAACACTCG GAGGGCAGGGTCGACCCTCAGCCCAGCCGATGAACGATGATCCTGAACCCTGGGGCTTCAGAGGAGGCCTCTCTGGAGAGTTCCAG AGAATGCTGCCATGTCATGGAAACAGGGACCTGTACAGACATCCTCCCATGACGGCGGTCTACTGCATACGGTCGTACTGCCCTGAGGATAAG ATGGCGGTGGAAAGGATTTTCACAGAGATGAAGAGCGCAGGAGACGGCAGAGTCCCCTTGATGATGCAGCCTCCACTTATCTGCGACAG CCTGTCAACAGGTGAGATCTCCCCTTCCCCTCAGTGTGGTCTTGTTCTGGAGGATGAGATTGGGGTGTGTGGTTACGCCCTGGCGCTCACTGATGCCAAACCAGCTGCAGCCAAGATTCAG agggcagtaAGTGACTCAGTGTTGAAGGACTTCCCCTCCCTGGTTACCATACAAGTGCTGCCCCGGGTCACTGATCCTTCTCCAGCCAAGCGTATGATTGGTCAGCTGTTGTCCTCCATCAGGAGCAGTG GTTCCAGAGGAGCGTTCTGTGAGTTGAGGCAGAGTGATCGCAGGATGCTTGACTTCTACACTAAACTGGGCTCCTTCAAACCCATACAAATCGCCGGACTACCTGAAGGCATCCTCACTATGGGGACAAGCCTGTGA